A stretch of the Lactuca sativa cultivar Salinas chromosome 9, Lsat_Salinas_v11, whole genome shotgun sequence genome encodes the following:
- the LOC111878920 gene encoding uncharacterized protein LOC111878920, translating into MNRLDPAHPFNDDNDDDDLYVTMMYQYYMDNVLQPDPAPLLTRRAALNRDREEGHRRLVNDYFAENCVYQPSNFKRRFRLRKNVFQMIANAMEARYEFFQMRYDARGKRGFTGLQKCVAAIKLMAIGESPDSVDDYMRMSERTARESLYLLAGGVVETFGDQYLRKPSLHDMQQLYAAHEERHGFPGMLRSIDCTHWQMEKLLCGVERPVFERSSWSAFIGKAPDAPFTVNGNEYKFGYYLTDGIYPQYSTFVKAFRHPIDPRDKYFKRRQEGARKDIERAFGVLKSKWHIVEHAARPYELDTLRYIMYAWTSEYLYRVVDIQDQRKHKQLREDLADYIYIGHEDEDE; encoded by the exons ATGAATCGTCTTGATCCGGCTCATCCGTTCAATGATGATAACGACGATGACGATTTGTACGTGACTATGATGTACCAGTATTATATGGATAACGTACTACAGCCAGATCCAGCTCCACTACTCACGCGACGTGCGGCGTTAAATAGAGATCGTGAGGAAGGGCATAGACGTCTAGTTAACGATTACTTTGCGGAAAATTGTGTCTACCAACCAAGCAATTTCAAAAGAAGATTTCGTTTGCGAAAAAATGTTTTCCAAATGATAGCCAACGCTATGGAAGCAAG GTATGAATTTTTCCAAATGAGATATGATGCTAGAGGCAAACGAGGCTTCACAGGGTTGCAAAAATGTGTAGCTGCAATTAAACTTATGGCAATAGGGGAGTCGCCCGATTCTGTTGACGATTATATGAGAATGTCTGAGAGGACCGCACGAGAAAGTTTGTATTTATTGGCAGGAGGTGTTGTCGAAACCTTCGGTGACCAATACTTGCGCAAACCTTCGTTGCATGATATGCAACAACTATATGCGGCGCATGAAGAAAGACATGGTTTTCCGGGTATGCTTAGGAGCATTGACTGCACACACTGGCAAATGGAGAAATTGCTCTGTGGCGTGGAAAGGCCAGTATTCGAGCGGTCATCATGGAGCGCCTTCATTG GAAAAGCCCCAGATGCTCCTTTCACAGTGAATGGAAATGAATATAAGTTTGGGTATTATCTTACAGACGGAATATATCCACAATATTCCACGTTTGTGAAGGCGTTTCGACACCCAATAGATCCAAGAGACAAATATTTCAAGAGACGACAAGAAGGAGCACGTAAGGACATTGAACGTGCTTTTGGGGTTTTGAAATCAAAATGGCACATAGTTGAACATGCAGCGAGACCTTATGAGTTAGATACTCTACGATatatcatgtatgcat GGACATCAGAATATTTATATAGAGTGGTTGATATTCAAGATCAGCGAAAACACAAGCAACTTCGTGAAGACTTGGCGGATTACATCTATATTGGTcacgaagatgaagatgaatag
- the LOC111878892 gene encoding F-box protein At1g55000: protein MGCCGEEEEDILQPLQQQQTPTRHSSSSSMASSITGDDSYTTISPMNSNFAALICKDILRTIFEKLPVVDLARSACVCRLWSSVASDREIQVRAFKAPWKLKGVIGNPSSGSFWRDNRLSRFAISHRLVRSDTVASLAVKYSVQVMDIKRLNNMMSDHGIHSRDRLLIPVSSPSLLINGTCYIELDAHAKREVAVLYLEGKPERRVTGVLNNVTSEQGKRRIIDSLRRSMQVDDGTAQYYLSLSNGDPRGAVMEFSEDLRWEREVRFA from the exons atggGATGCTGtggtgaagaagaggaagacatCCTCCAACCACTCCAACAACAACAAACCCCAACCCGACACTCCTCATCCTCTTCCATGGCGTCGTCAATTACCGGCGATGACTCATATACCACCATATCTCCGATGAATTCCAATTTTGCGGCTTTAATTTGTAAAGATATCCTGCGTACGATCTTCGAAAAGCTTCCGGTGGTAGATCTAGCACGGTCGGCGTGTGTATGCAGGTTGTGGAGTTCAGTAGCTTCTGATCGAGAGATTCAGGTTAGGGCTTTCAAGGCGCCGTGGAAACTGAAGGGCGTGATCGGGAATCCTAGCTCCGGTAGCTTCTGGAGAGATAATAGACTTAGCCGTTTCGCTATTTCACATCGGTTGGTTCGCAGTGACACTGTTGCTAGCCTCGCTGTCAAGTACTCCGTTCAG GTTATGGACATTAAACGCTTGAACAACATGATGAGCGACCACGGGATACACTCAAGGGACAGATTGTTGATCCCTGTAAGCTCGCCAAGCCTTCTCATCAATGGCACATGCTATATAGAATTGGATGCTCATGCTAAGAGGGAAGTGGCAGTTTTGTATCTGGAAGGTAAACCTGAGAGAAGGGTGACTGGTGTGTTGAATAACGTGACCTCTGAGCAAGGAAAAAGAAGGATAATCGACTCATTGAGGAGAAGCATGCAGGTTGATGATGGTACTGCCCAGTACTACTTGTCTTTATCAAATGGTGATCCCAGAGGTGCGGTCATGGAGTTTTCTGAAGATCTTAGGTGGGAGAGGGAGGTTCGTTTTGCCTAA